The Paenibacillus beijingensis nucleotide sequence AGAAACCGGCTCCGAAATCGATCGAGCCGAGAATGGAATAGACGAACAAAAAGCACCAAATGATGAAGATCGCCAGCGTTGAATCGGTCATCTGCAGACTCACCCCTTCGTTCCCGCAAGCTCCCGGGCGACGGGGTGCCGTTTGAAATAAAACAACATGACAGCGGACGTCGCAAACAGCAAAAAGGTATACAAGCCGATGAACAGCACAAACAGCGCCCCGAGGTTGCCGGCGGTCGTCGCCGCTTCGGATGTGCGCTGAATATGATAAATCGTCCACGGCTGACGCGCGCTGCAGCTGAAGATCCAGCCGGTCTCGATCCCGATCAGCGACATCGGGCCTGTCAGCGTCAGCACCCGCAGCAGCCAGCGCGGATAATCCCTCTTGCGCAGCCTCCGGTACAGCAGGGCGCCGAAGGAGAGCACAATCAGCACCGTGCCGATCAGCACCATCAAATTAAAGAGCGTATGGACAAACAGCGGCGGCCAATTCTCGCGCGGAAAATCGTTCAGCCCCCTTACGACTGTATCAAACCGGTTGCCCGCCAAAAAGCTCAGCGCCCACGGAATTTCGATTGCGCCCACCACCTCCTGCTTCTCCTCGTCCACGAAACCGCCGATTGCAAGCGGCGCGTGCGACTGGGTCTGGAACAGCCCTTCGGCCGCCGCAAGCTTCTCGGGCTCGTTCTCGTGCAGCATTTGCGCGGTTTCGTGACCGTTAACCGCCGTTGCCAGCGACATGACGCCGCCGATGAGAAGGGCAAGAAACAGTCCTTTTCGGTGGTAGATATACTCGCGCTCCGCTCTGCCCTTGCGCAGCAGCTTCCAGGCGGCGACGGAAGCGACGGCGAACGCTCCGGTCATGTAGGCTGACGCCACGACATGGATCGAGGTCGTCACGAAGCTCGGATTCCATACGGCCGCCCAAGGATCAACATCGGTCACCTGGCCGTTTGCAATCGAAAAGCCGCGCGGCGTGTTCATCCAGGCATGGGCATCCGTAATCAGCACCGCGGAAGCGCTGGCGCCAATGGAAACAAACACGACGCTGACGATCCGCATCCACGGCGTGAGCCGGTCCGCGGCGTACACGTAGATGGACATGAACAGCGCCTCCAGAAAGAACGCCCATATTTCAATCTGGAACGGAAGCGATATGACCTGCCCGACAATTTCCATAAATCCCGGCCACAACAGCGCCAGCATGACCCCGACGATCGTTCCCGACGGAATGGCCACCCCGAGCAGAATCGCCAAGGCGCGCGTCCAGCGTTTGGCCATCGCGGCGTAATCCGGATCTTTTTTGACGTGAAACAGCACCTCGGCTGCAATGATCATCAGAGGAAGCCCGACACCGAGCGTCGCAAAAATAATATGAAACGCCATGGACGAACCGAACAGCGACCGTGCCAGCGTAACATTATCCATCCATCATCCCGCCTTCCAAAAAATTACTCGACCTAGTATTGGAAGATGCTGTATGAATTATGTATGCTGTTTGGCGGTATCCGGCTGCTGCGCCCGTCTCGCCGCCCCATGCCGGTCTTCAGGCCACAATTTGGCTTGCAGTATCAAGCCGCCGAAACCGATGAGAGCGGTTGCCAGACCGAGACAAACAAAGGCGCTCCCGGCTCCGGTCATGCGGACCAGCACGCCGCCGGCAAGCGGAGCGGCGAACATCACAATGCCGGTTATCATATTTTGGATGCCGAATACGCGCCCGATCATTTCCGGAGGCGTTTCTTTTTGCAGCACGACATTATGAGTGAGCATATACAGCCCGTTGCCGATTCCGATCAATCCGCCAAGCGCCAGCAGCAGCGCTTCTTCGGCGCCCGCTTTCAGGCTGCCGAGCAGGGCGATGCCTGCGCCGATTAGTATATAGCCGCCTCCGAGGCCCCAGCCGTAGCGGATCCGTCCGAACCGGTTTATCACGAGCATTACGCCGACCGCTCCCGCCCCGATCGCCGCAATCAGCGGGCCGAGCAGCGACTCGTCGGCAGGCGCGATTTCCCTCAGCAGCGTCGGAAACTGATAATCGATCATAAGAATCGCCGTTAATCCGAAAAATCCGAATAGTGTGGTATGCAGCACGATTTTGGCTCGCAGCAGGAACATCCATCCTTCTTTCCACTGCTCCAGAAATTTTGTCCGGTCCGTTTGACCCCGCTGCTCCGGGGCCTTCGGCTCTGCAAGTGTGCGCAGCGGCAGCAGCAGAAAGAAGGACAACAGCCTTGCGGCCGCATTCAGAATGATGCATGCCTCGGGAGAGATGGCCCCAAGCGTTGCCGCACCGAGCAATGGACCGGCAATTTTCGAGCTTTGGTTGACCAGGCCGTTCCAAGAGGAAGCCTGAAGCAGCTCCGATTCACGGACGGTACGGCGGGTCAAAGCTTGCTGCGCCGGAGTATGAAACACGCCCATCGCCGTCCGCAGCGTCAGCACCGGCAGCAGCCATGTTATATTCGGAACCGCAAGTGCGGCCAGCGTAAGCGCTGCGATG carries:
- a CDS encoding cytochrome ubiquinol oxidase subunit I yields the protein MDNVTLARSLFGSSMAFHIIFATLGVGLPLMIIAAEVLFHVKKDPDYAAMAKRWTRALAILLGVAIPSGTIVGVMLALLWPGFMEIVGQVISLPFQIEIWAFFLEALFMSIYVYAADRLTPWMRIVSVVFVSIGASASAVLITDAHAWMNTPRGFSIANGQVTDVDPWAAVWNPSFVTTSIHVVASAYMTGAFAVASVAAWKLLRKGRAEREYIYHRKGLFLALLIGGVMSLATAVNGHETAQMLHENEPEKLAAAEGLFQTQSHAPLAIGGFVDEEKQEVVGAIEIPWALSFLAGNRFDTVVRGLNDFPRENWPPLFVHTLFNLMVLIGTVLIVLSFGALLYRRLRKRDYPRWLLRVLTLTGPMSLIGIETGWIFSCSARQPWTIYHIQRTSEAATTAGNLGALFVLFIGLYTFLLFATSAVMLFYFKRHPVARELAGTKG
- a CDS encoding MFS transporter, with protein sequence MSKIRIMLICDIIIAALTLAALAVPNITWLLPVLTLRTAMGVFHTPAQQALTRRTVRESELLQASSWNGLVNQSSKIAGPLLGAATLGAISPEACIILNAAARLLSFFLLLPLRTLAEPKAPEQRGQTDRTKFLEQWKEGWMFLLRAKIVLHTTLFGFFGLTAILMIDYQFPTLLREIAPADESLLGPLIAAIGAGAVGVMLVINRFGRIRYGWGLGGGYILIGAGIALLGSLKAGAEEALLLALGGLIGIGNGLYMLTHNVVLQKETPPEMIGRVFGIQNMITGIVMFAAPLAGGVLVRMTGAGSAFVCLGLATALIGFGGLILQAKLWPEDRHGAARRAQQPDTAKQHT